In Natrinema salaciae, the following are encoded in one genomic region:
- a CDS encoding glycosyltransferase — MTTTSATSRVLWLTPDKPADISVGRQRIADHLSSDGIAVALRGTTPKTVLQSLREADRYDVVVGTTRAGAIAGLVLKLATGTPLVVDHIDPIRQFEATHPRWLGAIVRQLENAAFRIADHVLYVYAEEEDRVERFASATKTDLGVEFDRFANPPEETVSSAKSALGPFDEENVAIYVGGLEPIYHIRDLLDAFTAIDGWTLVVLGTGSLADLVERTAAAHECIVFPGTVDHHLVPGYLHAADVGICLVDDPHTLKVLEYGAAGVPTVQVRGRAENRFDGRVEFCDPTPDSIARAVERAATADPTPLQSFARAFDWSKIAETYKQVITTVK, encoded by the coding sequence GACTACCACGTCCGCCACATCGAGGGTACTCTGGCTCACACCGGACAAACCGGCCGATATCAGCGTCGGACGACAGCGTATCGCCGATCACCTCTCCAGCGACGGGATCGCGGTGGCCCTTCGCGGAACCACGCCGAAGACGGTGTTGCAATCGCTCCGCGAGGCCGATCGGTACGATGTCGTCGTCGGAACGACGCGAGCGGGCGCTATCGCCGGACTGGTTCTGAAACTCGCGACCGGGACGCCGTTGGTCGTCGATCACATCGACCCGATCAGGCAGTTCGAGGCGACCCATCCACGCTGGCTCGGGGCGATCGTCCGCCAACTCGAGAACGCGGCGTTCCGTATCGCCGACCACGTACTGTACGTCTACGCCGAGGAGGAAGACCGCGTCGAGCGCTTCGCGTCCGCAACGAAAACGGATCTCGGCGTCGAGTTCGATCGGTTCGCGAACCCCCCCGAGGAGACGGTATCGAGCGCGAAATCGGCACTCGGCCCGTTCGACGAGGAGAACGTGGCGATCTACGTCGGCGGCCTCGAGCCGATTTATCATATCCGTGACCTACTCGACGCGTTCACGGCTATTGACGGGTGGACGCTGGTCGTCCTGGGCACGGGATCGCTCGCGGATCTCGTCGAACGAACGGCAGCAGCACACGAGTGCATCGTTTTCCCGGGGACGGTCGATCACCACCTCGTTCCGGGATACCTTCACGCCGCCGACGTCGGCATCTGTCTCGTCGACGATCCGCACACGCTGAAGGTCCTCGAGTACGGCGCAGCGGGAGTACCGACCGTGCAGGTTCGCGGTCGCGCCGAGAACCGGTTCGACGGCCGCGTCGAGTTTTGCGATCCGACGCCGGACAGTATCGCCCGCGCCGTGGAGCGCGCCGCGACGGCGGACCCAACGCCGCTGCAATCGTTTGCTCGAGCCTTCGACTGGTCGAAAATCGCTGAAACGTATAAACAGGTCATCACAACCGTAAAATAA